Proteins encoded by one window of Pseudorca crassidens isolate mPseCra1 chromosome 3, mPseCra1.hap1, whole genome shotgun sequence:
- the LOC137221791 gene encoding LOW QUALITY PROTEIN: protocadherin beta-7-like (The sequence of the model RefSeq protein was modified relative to this genomic sequence to represent the inferred CDS: inserted 3 bases in 3 codons; deleted 1 base in 1 codon; substituted 3 bases at 3 genomic stop codons): MEARVERAVQQRQVLFLCVFLQVSWAGGEPLLYFVEEEAEKGTFLANLANDPGLGESLARGPRIISDQNTGFLLLDPFTGDLFLNEKLDXQDLCGPTEPCVLPFQLLLEKPIQIFRAELWVRDINDHSSVFLDREIPLKILEVTTPGAAFLLESAQDSNVGTNNLRNYTISPNAYFHINVHDSGEGIIYPELVLDRLLDQEEVPELSLLLTAXDGGSPPSSGTALVCILVLDINDNAHEFVQSLYKVQVPEDSLVVSLVVTMSARDLDTGSNGEIVYAFXYATERILKTFQINPTSGNLHXKAELNYEAMQIYTLTIQAKDGRGLSGKRTMVVQVTDINDNPPELLMSSLTTAIKENSPETVIAVFRIRDRDSGNNAKMVCSIQDNLPFVLKPPVENYYTLVTDSSLDREKRAEYITITVTDMGTPRLKTEHNITMLVSNVNDNAPAFTQTSYALSVLENNSPALHIGSVRATDRDAGANAQVTYSLLPPLDAHVPLASLVSINPDNGHLFALRSRDYEALRAFEFRVGAADHGSPALSSQALVRVLVADDNDNAPFVLYPLQNASAPCTELVPRAAEAGYLVTKVVAVDGDSGQNAWLSYQLLKATEPGLFGVWAHNGEVRTARLLSDRDAAKHRLVVLVKDNGEPPLSASVTLHVLLVDGFSQPYLPAPEAXAVDAAPAAPLTVYLVVALVSVSLLFVFSVLVFVAVRLCRRGGAASVGRCSVPEGHFPGHLVDVSGTVTLSQSYQYKVCLRGGTGXSEFKFLKPIITNLTSQSIGRKVEEYPSYQNDFGF; this comes from the exons ATGGAGGCCAGAGTGGAGCGTGCTGTGCAGCAAAGGCAAGTACTGTTTCTTTGTGTATTTCTGCAAGTGTCTTGGGCTGGTGGGGAACCACTACTGTATTTTGTGGAAGAGGAAGCTGAAAAAGGCACCTTTCTGGCCAACCTAGCAAATGACCCGGGGTTGGGGGAATCCTTAGCCCGGGGACCTAGAATCATTTCAGACCAGAATACAGGATTTTTACTACTCGATCCGTTTACTGGTGATTTATTTCTAAATGAGAAATTAGACTGACAGGACCTGTGTGGCCCCACAGAGCCTTGTGTGCTGCCTTTCCAGTTGTTACTGGAAAAACCTATTCAGATTTTCCGTGCTGAATTATGGGTCAGAGACATCAATGATCATTCTTCAGTATTTCTAGATAGAGAGATTCCCTTGAAAATATTAGAAGTTACCACTCCAGGGGCAGCATTTCTCCTAGAAAGTGCACAGGATTCAAATGTTGGAACAAACAACCTGAGAAACTACACCATCAGCCCCAATGCCTATTTCCACATTAATGTCCATGATAGTGGGGAGGGGATTATCTATCCTGAATTGGTGCTGGATAGACTACTGGATCAAGAAGAGGTGCCTGAGCTCAGTTTACTCCTCACCGCCTAGGATGGTGGCTCTCCACCCAGCTCTGGAACTGCCCTGGTATGCATCCTGGTTTTGGACATCAATGACAACGCCCATGAATTTGTACAGTCTCTCTACAAGGTGCAGGTGCCTGAGGATAGCCTTGTTGTCTCTCTGGTTGTCACCATGTCAGCTAGAGATTTAGATACCGGAAGTAACGGGGAAATAGTTTATGCAT TTTATGCTActgaaagaattctcaaaacgTTTCAAATCAATCCAACATCTGGCAATCTTC TTAAAGCTGAATTGAACTATGAGGCAATGCAAATTTATACATTAACTATTCAGGCCAAAGATGGCAGAGGACTTTCTGGAAAACGTACGATGGTGGTTCAGGTAACAGATATAAATGACAATCCACCAGAACTACTCATGTCATCACTTACTACAGCAATTAAAGAAAATTCACCTGAGACAGTCATAGCTGTTTTTAGGATTCGAGACAGAGATTCAGGAAACAATGCAAAGATGGTGTGCTCCATCCAAGACAATCTCCCCTTCGTCCTGAAGCCACCTGTAGAGAATTACTACACCCTGGTAACCGATAGCTCTCTGGACAGAGAGAAAAGAGCCGAGtacatcaccatcaccgtcactGACATGGGAACCCCCAGGCTGAAAACCGAGCACAACATAACCATGCTGGTGTCCAACGTCAACGACAACGCCCCCGCCTTCACCCAGACCTCCTACGCCCTGTCCGTCCTCGAAAACAACAGCCCCGCCCTGCACATCGGCAGCGTCCGCGCCACAGACAGAGACGCGGGCGCCAACGCCCAGGTCACCTACTCGCTGCTGCCGCCCCTCGACGCGCACGTGCCCCTGGCCTCCCTGGTGTCCATCAACCCGGACAACGGCCACCTGTTCGCCCTGAGGTCCCGGGACTACGAGGCCCTGCGGGCGTTCGAGTTCCGCGTGGGCGCCGCCGACCACGGCTCGCCAGCGCTCAGCAGCCAGGCGCTGGTGCGCGTGCTCGTGGCGGACGACAACGACAACGCGCCCTTCGTGCTTTACCCGCTGCAGAACGCCTCGGCGCCCTGCACCGAGCTGGTGCCCAGGGCGGCCGAGGCGGGCTACCTGGTGACCAAGGTGGTGGCGGTGGACGGCGACTCGGGCCAGAACGCCTGGCTGTCGTACCAGCTGCTCAAGGCCACGGAGCCCGGGCTGTTCGGCGTGTGGGCGCACAACGGCGAGGTGCGCACGGCCCGGCTGCTGAGCGACCGCGACGCGGCCAAGCACAGGCTGGTGGTGCTGGTCAAGGACAACGGCGAGCCGCCGCTCTCGGCCAGCGTCACGCTGCACGTGCTGCTGGTGGACGGCTTCTCGCAGCCCTACCTGCCGGCCCCGGAAGCGTAAGCGGTGGACGCGGCCCCGGCCGCCCCTCTCACCGTCTACCTGGTGGTCGCCTTGGTGTCGGTGTCGTTGCTCTTCGTCTTCTCGGTGCTGGTGTTCGTCGCGGTGCGGCTGTGCAGGAGGGGCGGGGCGGCCTCGGTGGGTCGCTGCTCGGTGCCCGAGGGCCACTTTCCGGGCCACCTGGTGGACGTCAGCGGCACGGTGACCCTGTCCCAGAGCTACCAGTATAAGGTGTGTCTGCGGGGAGGTACTG CCAGCGAGTTCAAGTTCCTGAAGCCGATTATCACCAATCTCACATCCCAGAGCATAGGCAGG AAAGTGGAAGAATATCCCTCATATCAGAATGATTTCGGTTTctga
- the LOC137221790 gene encoding protocadherin beta-8-like has translation MEVVRKLICRQRQVFFFFFFLGLAQAGSEFRRYSVVEETEGSSFVTNLAKDLGLGQGELSRRGARVISKGNKLYLQLDQETGDLLLNEKLDREELCGQTEPCMLRFQVLLENPLEFFQAELQVIDINDHAPVFMDRDMLLKISESSPPGTKFPLKNAQDMDVGRNNIENYTISPNSYFRVLTRKRSDGRKYPELVLDEVLDREEEPELRLTLTAQDGGSPPRFGTAQVSIEVVDINDNAPEFEPPFYRVQIPEDSPIGYLIVKVSATDIDIGVNREISYSLFQASEEISKTFEINAMTGEIRLKKQLDFETTQSYEVNIEARDTGSLSGKCTVLTQVMDVNDNAPEVTMSALTRQIPENSPETMVAVFSVSDLDSEENGKISCYIQDDLPFFLKSSMENFYTLVTERPLDRETRAEYNVTITVTDLGTPRLKTQHNITVLVSDVNDNAPAFTQTSYTLSVRENNSPALHIGSVRATDRDAGANAQVTYSLLPPLDAHVPLASLVSINPDNGHLFALRSLDYEALRAFEFRVGAADRGSPALSSQALVRVLVVDDNDNAPFVLYPLQNASAPCTELVPRAAEAGYLVTKVVAVDGDSGQNAWLSYQLLKATEPGLFGVWAHNGEVRTARLLSERDAAKHRLVVQVKDNGEPPLSASVTLHVLLVDGFSQPYLPAPEAEAADAAPAAPLTVYLVVALASVSSLFVFSVLVFVAVRLCRRGGAASVGRCSVPEGHFPGHLVDVSGTGTLSQSYQYEVCLKGGSGTSEFNFLKPIVTNFQGHSPGPDIEETPNFRKDFGFSIQ, from the coding sequence ATGGAGGTTGTCAGGAAGCTCATTTGCAGACAAAGgcaagtctttttcttctttttcttcttgggctTAGCTCAGGCGGGCTCTGAATTTAGGCGTTATTCTGTGGTGGAGGAAACTGAAGGGAGCTCTTTTGTAACCAATTTAGCAAAAGACCTGGGTCTGGGGCAGGGGGAACTTTCCAGGCGGGGAGCTAGGGTcatttccaaaggaaacaaaCTGTATCTGCAGCTCGATCAGGAGACTGGGGATTTACTGCTAAATGAGAAACTGGACCGCGAAGAACTGTGTGGTCAGACAGAGCCCTGTATGCTGCGTTTCCAGGTGTTGCTAGAGAATCCCTTAGAGTTTTTTCAAGCTGAGCTACAGGTAATAGACATAAATGACCATGCTCCGGTGTTCATGGACAGAGATATGTTGCTAAAAATATCagagagcagtcctcctgggacTAAGTTTCCTCTGAAGAACGCTCAGGACATGGATGTAGGCCGAAACAATATTGAAAACTATACCATCAGTCCCAACTCCTATTTCCGGGTCCTCACCCGCAAACGCAGCGATGGCAGGAAATATCCGGAACTTGTGCTGGACGAAGTGCTGGATCGGGAGGAGGAACCTGAGCTCAGGTTAACCCTCACTGCTCAGGATGGCGGGTCTCCACCCCGGTTTGGCACCGCTCAGGTCTCCATCGAAGTCGTGGACATCAACGATAATGCCCCTGAATTTGAGCCGCCTTTCTATAGGGTACAGATCCCCGAGGACAGTCCCATAGGCTACCTGATTGTCAAAGTCTCTGCTACGGATATAGACATAGGAGTCAATAGAGAGATTTCCTATTCACTTTTCCAGGCTTCAGAAGAGATTAGCAAAACCTTTGAGATCAACGCCATGACAGGAGAAATTCGACTGAAAAAACAACTTGATTTCGAAACAACTCAGTCTTATGAGGTCAATATCGAGGCCAGAGATACTGGAAGTCTTTCTGGGAAATGCACCGTTCTGACTCAAGTCATGGATGTGAACGACAATGCTCCAGAAGTCACCATGTCTGCACTTACTAGGCAGATCCCCGAGAACTCTCCTGAGACTATGGTTGCAGTTTTCAGTGTTTCAGATCTTGATTCTGAAGAGAATGGGAAAATAAGTTGCTACATTCAGGACGATCTACCTTTTTTCCTTAAATCTTCCATGGAAAACTTTTATACCCTAGTAACAGAGAGACCGCTAGACAGAGAGACCAGAGCAGAATACAACGTCACCATCACCGTCACGGACTTGGGGACACCCAGGCTGAAAACCCAGCACAACATAACCGTGCTGGTGTCCGACGTCAACGACAATGCCCCCGCCTTCACCCAGACCTCCTACACCCTGTCCGTCCGCGAGAACAACAGCCCCGCCCTGCACATCGGCAGCGTCCGCGCCACAGACAGAGACGCGGGCGCCAACGCCCAGGTCACCTACTCGCTGCTGCCGCCCCTCGACGCGCACGTGCCCCTGGCCTCCCTGGTGTCCATCAACCCGGACAACGGCCACCTGTTCGCCCTGAGGTCCCTGGACTACGAGGCCCTGCGGGCGTTCGAGTTCCGCGTGGGCGCCGCCGACCGCGGCTCGCCCGCGCTCAGCAGCCAGGCGCTGGTGCGCGTGCTCGTGGTGGACGACAACGACAACGCGCCCTTCGTGCTGTACCCGCTGCAGAACGCCTCGGCGCCCTGCACCGAGCTGGTGCCCAGGGCGGCCGAGGCGGGCTACCTGGTGACTAAGGTGGTGGCGGTGGACGGCGACTCGGGCCAGAACGCCTGGCTGTCGTACCAGTTGCTCAAGGCCACGGAGCCCGGGCTGTTCGGCGTGTGGGCGCACAACGGCGAGGTGCGCACGGCCCGGCTGCTGAGCGAGCGCGACGCGGCCAAGCACAGGCTGGTGGTGCAGGTCAAGGACAACGGCGAGCCGCCGCTCTCGGCCAGCGTCACGCTGCACGTGCTGCTGGTGGACGGCTTCTCGCAGCCCTACCTGCCGGCCCCTGAAGCGGAAGCGGCGGACGCGGCCCCAGCCGCCCCGCTCACCGTCTACCTGGTGGTGGCCTTGGCGTCGGTGTCGTCGCTCTTCGTCTTCTCGGTTCTGGTGTTCGTCGCGGTGCGGCTGTGCAGGAGGGGCGGGGCGGCCTCGGTGGGTCGCTGCTCGGTGCCCGAGGGCCACTTTCCGGGCCACCTGGTGGACGTCAGCGGCACGGGGACCCTGTCCCAGAGCTACCAGTACGAGGTGTGTCTGAAGGGGGGCTCTGGGACCAGCGAGTTCAACTTTCTGAAACCAATTGTGACCAATTTTCAGGGCCATTCCCCTGGCCCAGATATAGAAGAAACCCCCAACTTTAGGAAAGATTTTGGTTTCAGTATTCAGTGA